The DNA window GGAATTTTAAGCTAAACCAAGTTTCTCCAAGTTACTATTTATTCTATTCATGTGTCTATCTACCCTTACCTTGCTCAATCTTTTTTTGAAATAGCATTTTTTGATTGAATATTCACGTAAAATGTTAGTAGGTTAACTGATATAGTTGTTATGCAACCATTTCTCTTAATTTTGGGCCTTTCAAACCAATGTAAAACATACACAAGTaagataaactaaaataaaaaacacttgAAATTAACCAATGTCATAACAATTAACTGGGGATTtcattaaccaaaaaaaaaaaacataaataacatCAACTGGAATACTAAACATAGAGGTTCAACCAAGTTCCACAATACATGTTGTCGGAGTAGATATAAATGTCAATTATTTCTAGACAGGAAACATCCCTGCAAAATACTTGAGTGTAGACCTAACTGTGATCGGGTGTGGCATTCTTGGGTCTCGCCATGCTCTTCTCACTAATAGATTTCTAGTGCCATGTTCAATGTCATATTCTGTCAACACAAGCTCTCTGTACCCTGTAATTGACGAGTAACTCTCTTTCCTTTGAATTATTCACCAACAAAATTAGGTTATCATCCATGAATAGTATTGGATTTTCTCTCATGCTTCGACTCGCAAACCTGCAATATTGCTCTAATATTTTGTTTCCACTAGCGTCCTCATTCAAGTGCCAAATTGATGCGACTTAACCAAATTCATTGTGTGTATGAGCGAGGAGTGCAACTTTTTTCTTGTGGGTTAGTAAATTGTGAACGGTATATATTGCACCTACTGAAATAGACACCTCCCTAAATGATTCATCTTCAACACTATAACATAAAACAGACTTGGGTGTAGCATAACTATCTCATGTACTAGTAATTCAATACGCATGACCATTATTAAAAATAGAGTTAGGGTCAATTTTTTCTACACCAGGGAGACAATCAACGCAGTGAAACCATGTAGAACGCCTTGAACAATATCTAGAGAAAAAAATGTAGGCATCAGCTATGTCCCTTTTACACATATGTATGATGGTGTATGCATCTGTGTTTGGTACATGACCAAAACCATATACTGGGAAATATGATCTACCGTGGTCCCTGTAGAGGTCGGAAATTTCTCTAGAGCATTGTGTTGTTGGATTCCATACCAAAAGTCTTGTGTCGTCTTGTTCACGGGAGAACTTGAAACATATGTTCCCGTTTGACACTCCCACAATACGAAACCACCCATGGATGCCAACTCCGAAAGGTTGCTGAACATGCACTTCTTCTCCGGAAGCAGCATTCACTATATATAGTAAATCTGAACCCACTAATAGTAGTGAGTATCCAACATGAAACAAGACATGTTGATCTAACACTTTCTGCCTTCGCATGTGTTGTATGCATGTCTCTGGATGGCGTAGGCGTCGGTGCCAGAATTTATTCAAGCACATACATCTCCCTACAGCTTTGGCACTACTTTGTAGGAAGATTTCTTGCAGCAGTTCATCCGGAATAACCAGCAACGGAAGATAAGTTAGTTGGAATTTAGTCATTTTTCTAGACGCACGTTTAGTAGTCTTGGTTTTCGGTAGGTTTATGTTGTAGTTTTTGTTTGGTTGAAGTGTCTTGTTCGCTTATAAGTAATGAACTTAAATTTCTCTAACTTATTAATTGTGTGACATGTTGCATCCAATGAGAATTGATGTTACAAAATATTGTGTTTATCGGTGTTATCGTAACCAGTTTGAACTAGGTGTTGTCTACCATTAAAATTGTCTCGTCTACCAAACTTTTTGCCTATGCTAGGAAATAAATTCCATGGGAGTTCCAACATACTAGTTTAAATTATGTATTTACCTTATCTTCCTAAATTTTATGTTGCTAAGTTATTCACTCATCGTTTACttgatttctaatattttttgcCTTATCACACCATTAGAACCCCTCATCCTAAAGAACACCATCTCACTCCCAATTTAATCATTTGCGCAGATTCTGCATAAAGTAATTCCAATCCCTAATTAGGATGTTACCACTGCCACACCCTCATCCATGTAGCCAcaaaaaacaataatcaaatcTTCCACATGAAAAAGTCTTTGTTACCAAATTTTCTTATAAATAATGACtggaataaaaaatttcttgTCATGGTAGAATTGTGTGAcagttaataaaaataaaactaatagatTATGCGGTATATACATTAACAAAATAACGATTTCTAACACGAGAATTTATATTCAGAAAATCAAAGTTATTAGACAAAATACTAGTCAAAGATGTCCACAAAACTAAATATGTACATATAGACATGGCCACTGAAACACTATTACAAAACATAAGTGCAGCATAaaaccaaaaacaaataaatttgtcATGTTCTGTCCTACGATGATGGTGTTCTCTGGTTCACAGACGACTTGGAAGAGTCAGACGGCAAAGTTCTTCGATACCTCCTACTAGGTCCTGCCACTGCCCTCCTATTAGGTCTTGCCACTGCCCCTCCCCCCTGTTGATGGCGGTAGATCCtgtaatatttttgaaaaatttattatacatcaatgaatataaaaaaaactttaaatttaatttcctaAGTAAACGAGTTATTGTTACCTTGACTCCTGAGAATGCGGTGGTGAACCTTGTTGCCTCCAACGCTGCAGACGTAATAACCTTTCGGTCTCGAACGTAGCCAGTTGTGCTTCCTTTTTGAACTGTGCCTTGCATCTGTCTGCCAGCCACTGTTTGATTTGGTCAGGCAACACGTTGGAGGCATATATCTTATCCACCACTCTGGACTTTTTTTTCGTATGAGTATTGTCCCATACAAGCATGTAGAAGATACCCCAACCTACGTAACTGAGTTCCACAATAAGCAGCAGAGTTAGTCGATAGATAGATCTTATCCTCCCTATGTCCGATGCTTTGATCCAGTACTTATTACCCTCTCTCTTTGGGTGGATATGGAGACAGTTGTCTTGTCTGTCTATGAAGTAGAGATCACTGGTTGTGAAGAAAGAGAAGTTCTATACAATGTGCTATGGAAACCGTACATCTTCCTATAGTCACAGAAACAAAAATACATTTTACACAGATGTTAAAAAAACTTAGATacaaaaacgaaaaagaagaaacgtCTATGGCGTAGGCCATAAACTTACATCTGTTGCGAATAGGTTTAAGACGAAAGTCTGGTCAGGGCATCTTCTTATGTTCCTAAAAGCATTCACGTAACTAGCCAACCCGAACCAAAAATTGAAAAGTCAGCAAtgttaaaaataacaaaccatgcaAGGACACAACCAAAAATTGAGAAGTCATTAATGTTAAAAAGAACAAACCATGCAAAGACAGACGGTCATGTGTGTGGAAAAAAAGTTGATTAAAAAGCAGATAACAGTTAGAAGCTTACCGGAATTCTAGCTCCATCTTTGTTTGCTAAAAGTAGTGACTAGTTGCTGCAGTTGATAGGCACGGTGAGTGAATTAGAAGAGGGTTTAAAATATTGTTGTCAAATGATTTTTGGAGGAACTCAAGTTTTACTTTTAAAGAGGGTAAAACCAAACGTCGCACTGGTTGCATAGGAAGTTGAAGGGATATCTTGAAGCCATCCATTAGGATTCAAACCCCATTAGTAATCAAACTTTTTCGAAAATGtaaattgaataataaatacatataataaaCTCTCTTTGAATAGTATTCCTCTTGTTTGGAAAAGGTAAATGAAGTTTAATAACCCTTCCTTGGTCTACGTATCACTAAatgaataaacataaaaataacgaAGGTtacacaaaatacaataaaaaacatTATAATAAGTATAATCTTGTATTTATAGTTAGGTAAATTATTGAAATCATTTTTAGTTAATTGAttacaaaatattgaaaataattcaaacaatttttttattaacataacAAAATGCGGTGTTCCATTCAAAAAATGGACTAAAATAGCccattaattaaatataaatatcagAATCTCAgttaaaaaacttttttagtttttttataagAGGTTCGGTCCAACTAGTTTGATTTTCTTATGACCCAGTAGTGTTTTCTCAATCAATAAGTGCAACACAAagcctaaataaaaaattaacataaagtactataaataacataatcataataagttattacaagcattaaagtattAAAAGTCTAAGCAATTAACACAATTATTTGAATGTCTTAGGTATAAATAACTCAGAGCATATTTTCTATCCCCTTAACCAATCACTCTTCCTTTTTAGATATTTCATTGTAGTATGTCTTTGCTGCC is part of the Arachis duranensis cultivar V14167 chromosome 1, aradu.V14167.gnm2.J7QH, whole genome shotgun sequence genome and encodes:
- the LOC107488109 gene encoding uncharacterized protein LOC107488109, yielding MTKFQLTYLPLLVIPDELLQEIFLQSSAKAVGRCMCLNKFWHRRLRHPETCIQHMRRQKVLDQHVLFHVGYSLLLVGSDLLYIVNAASGEEVHVQQPFGVGIHGWFRIVGVSNGNICFKFSREQDDTRLLVWNPTTQCSREISDLYRDHGRSYFPVYGFGHVPNTDAYTIIHMCKRDIADAYIFFSRYCSRRSTWFHCVDCLPGVEKIDPNSIFNNGHAY